A single region of the Candidatus Melainabacteria bacterium genome encodes:
- a CDS encoding tetratricopeptide repeat protein, producing MATGYGSSTVALEKMLKMQESMYGPTSVQAAAAAHKLASSLVEQGAFDRAEPLLRRALHIYSNEKSPDPAKAAAVQAVLDQTMAGLNKEDGDSLEKLTVSSDHIPTFLPSDQALRQPQAESKTHLTPVEILANEIIELRKSGKPSQAMAEALVKLAGLYNEQSKLDKMEPLLKEALQIRESLDGSSHLSVSTDLKNLGRLLYFMARYDEAEGYLKRALNIRQKELGEFHPYVADVAEWYARVLRKSSRPEEAMAMEALVRDSRSKFGSEWEHYKAAAVKASERENYFLAQALWLAALDEAKDYRSDDPRLSLTLESLAEVYWKQLKYDKAEPLCKRLLQIWESVLGPDHADVAVAANNLAMLCERQGKHVESALLYQQVLGINEKLLGPNHPDVENIRQSWSKARQLAQKQVELKVARAEASAHHNDGADGSGGQRT from the coding sequence ATGGCGACTGGCTACGGATCATCGACTGTGGCGTTGGAAAAAATGCTCAAGATGCAGGAGTCGATGTATGGTCCAACAAGCGTTCAAGCCGCAGCTGCGGCACACAAACTAGCCAGTTCATTGGTGGAGCAAGGCGCCTTCGACAGAGCAGAACCCCTACTCCGTCGTGCTCTACATATTTACTCGAACGAAAAATCGCCAGACCCAGCCAAGGCAGCAGCGGTGCAGGCGGTTTTAGACCAGACCATGGCTGGATTGAACAAAGAAGATGGAGACTCGCTCGAAAAACTCACGGTAAGCAGCGACCACATTCCGACCTTCTTGCCCAGTGATCAGGCGCTACGACAACCACAAGCAGAGTCCAAAACACACCTCACGCCTGTGGAAATACTGGCGAATGAAATTATAGAACTACGCAAGAGTGGCAAACCAAGCCAGGCGATGGCTGAAGCTTTAGTAAAACTGGCAGGACTTTATAACGAACAGTCGAAACTAGACAAGATGGAACCACTTCTGAAGGAAGCACTTCAAATACGTGAGTCTCTCGACGGCAGCTCCCATCTAAGTGTCTCGACCGACCTGAAAAATCTGGGCAGGCTTCTCTATTTTATGGCGCGGTACGACGAAGCGGAGGGGTACTTAAAGCGAGCGCTAAACATCAGACAGAAGGAGTTGGGCGAATTTCACCCGTATGTAGCCGATGTGGCTGAATGGTACGCACGCGTTTTGAGAAAGTCGAGCCGTCCCGAGGAAGCCATGGCAATGGAGGCGCTGGTCCGTGACAGTCGCTCCAAATTTGGCAGCGAGTGGGAGCATTATAAAGCCGCAGCCGTTAAAGCGAGTGAACGGGAAAACTACTTCCTAGCGCAAGCCCTGTGGTTGGCTGCACTGGATGAAGCAAAAGATTATCGCTCTGACGACCCGCGCTTGAGCTTGACGCTTGAAAGTCTCGCGGAAGTGTACTGGAAACAACTCAAATACGACAAAGCAGAGCCGCTGTGCAAAAGACTCTTGCAAATTTGGGAGAGCGTCTTGGGACCAGACCATGCAGATGTCGCAGTCGCTGCGAATAATCTTGCCATGCTGTGTGAACGGCAGGGCAAGCATGTTGAATCTGCACTTCTTTACCAGCAAGTTCTCGGCATCAATGAGAAATTGCTTGGACCCAACCACCCTGATGTAGAAAACATCCGCCAGAGCTGGTCGAAAGCCAGACAACTGGCTCAGAAACAAGTGGAGCTCAAGGTGGCTAGAGCTGAGGCGAGCGCCCACCACAATGATGGCGCAGACGGCTCTGGCGGCCAGAGAACTTAG
- a CDS encoding integrase produces MRHTISSVRCEIAELQLNLYSHLFGYLALPKRKQKSSRPLPPTKPRNIEARAREYLTPREIKLLKAAAVKAPRNGFRDYWLVSMIYAHALRVSEACDLRWDEVDLKRGKLQVHRMKNGDASVHFLEPDEIKALKKLREEHPDSEFVFNSQRGGKISSRQVHTIIARAGEEAGLEVTVHPHMLRHTKGFQLAAKGADTLAIQGYFGHKAIQHTVRYTKQDSKQSYKGFGKD; encoded by the coding sequence ATGCGGCATACCATATCGTCGGTCCGTTGCGAGATAGCGGAGCTCCAGCTAAACTTATACAGTCACCTTTTCGGCTATCTTGCTTTGCCAAAGAGAAAACAAAAAAGCAGCAGACCACTTCCGCCGACGAAGCCACGCAATATCGAGGCGCGGGCCCGAGAGTATCTGACACCGCGCGAGATTAAGCTACTCAAGGCAGCTGCGGTCAAGGCACCTCGGAACGGATTTCGAGACTATTGGCTGGTTTCGATGATTTACGCTCACGCCCTGCGAGTCAGCGAGGCTTGCGACTTGCGCTGGGATGAAGTCGACCTCAAACGCGGAAAACTCCAGGTTCATCGCATGAAAAACGGTGATGCCTCCGTTCACTTTCTGGAGCCGGATGAGATCAAGGCGTTGAAAAAACTACGTGAGGAGCATCCTGATTCCGAATTCGTCTTCAATTCACAACGTGGTGGCAAAATTTCGTCGCGGCAGGTGCACACCATCATTGCTCGCGCCGGTGAGGAAGCTGGGCTAGAGGTCACCGTCCATCCGCATATGCTGCGGCATACGAAGGGCTTTCAACTGGCTGCAAAAGGAGCAGATACATTAGCCATTCAGGGGTACTTTGGTCATAAGGCGATTCAGCACACTGTGCGCTACACGAAGCAAGATTCGAAGCAGAGTTATAAGGGGTTCGGAAAGGATTAG
- a CDS encoding TonB family protein yields the protein MHTKSDTTESSARLTSEAKTSLPWVLALALLGYLYIFLLIIGLILLAALIAYFTFKYSHLWFAKLAILLVISAGLMLKALFVRFPEPEGLLIDQTFAPRLSEIIEELRSKTGCPKIHQVQLTGEFNCGIVQVPKLGILGFHKNILRLGLPILDSVTVDEFKSVLAHEMGHLSKKHGVIACWIYQVQKSWDQLFEVLQASEESVGRLPLQLFARWYDPLFAKYSLALCREHELAADQLAATAAGAAVSCDALIRVHVVLEQLQDKMSERLTFAQQELPEPFPNFFHILRAEVSSKPKEAEVQSTLERNWRIDDDSSHPSLGTRLKALQPSKDWSDLSAIAKQFVSQKHIEETPAELFFAEQTSAVRQQLSDEWYEKKLESWQAEHARLQALKAEFAPLQEAAERNELNFAEAGRLADLLSELLTRDQAILRLRRLIQTFPDNAAILFNLGVQLVFDENEEGIVYLEKAIELDEPYALVGFLAIYSFLRKKGDEKQAKIYEDRIKAHAENQLDKQEETPNSGESNEFTRKSNLFAQWQIVALGVVVICTFVTYESSVHHPTVIPLPEPHNHPAYVREVWTRLKQHWKPINQSQIARSTRVVMEVRRDGTISKTRVERSSGNQAADESALKSIAESAPFPVINGRAEDEVEVLHHTFDSPSIHYTDINDFMADFQLKLKENWFPPHGDRTLRSVLRFTLLPNGQVKNVHVTKSSGDKLMDDASVNAVEQSTPFSIPPTENKPAEIEFTFDYHVNPSQDDDRASTEK from the coding sequence ATGCATACTAAAAGCGACACAACAGAATCAAGCGCACGTCTAACTTCAGAAGCCAAGACAAGCCTGCCATGGGTATTAGCGCTAGCACTCCTTGGGTATCTTTATATCTTCCTCTTAATCATTGGACTCATTTTGCTCGCGGCGCTGATCGCGTACTTCACTTTCAAATACAGTCATCTCTGGTTCGCGAAACTTGCCATTCTTTTGGTTATAAGCGCTGGTTTGATGTTAAAAGCACTTTTTGTTAGATTTCCGGAGCCAGAAGGACTATTGATAGACCAGACCTTTGCGCCACGCTTGTCAGAAATCATTGAAGAATTGCGTAGTAAAACAGGATGTCCCAAAATTCATCAAGTTCAGCTCACCGGGGAATTCAATTGTGGAATAGTTCAAGTCCCAAAATTAGGCATTTTAGGATTTCACAAAAACATTCTGAGATTAGGTCTACCAATTTTAGATTCAGTCACGGTGGATGAGTTCAAGTCTGTTCTCGCTCATGAGATGGGACATCTTTCAAAAAAACATGGTGTAATCGCGTGCTGGATCTACCAGGTGCAAAAATCATGGGACCAACTTTTTGAGGTCCTACAGGCATCTGAAGAATCGGTTGGAAGGCTTCCACTGCAATTGTTCGCTAGATGGTACGATCCTCTCTTCGCAAAATACTCTCTTGCCTTATGCAGAGAACACGAATTAGCAGCCGATCAACTTGCTGCCACCGCAGCCGGTGCAGCCGTCAGTTGCGATGCACTCATACGCGTTCATGTAGTTCTAGAACAACTGCAGGACAAAATGTCTGAAAGATTGACATTTGCTCAACAAGAATTACCCGAGCCGTTCCCTAACTTCTTTCATATTCTGCGTGCTGAGGTTTCTTCAAAACCAAAGGAAGCGGAAGTCCAGTCAACACTAGAGCGAAATTGGCGAATTGATGATGATAGCTCACATCCATCTCTGGGAACCCGACTAAAAGCACTGCAACCATCCAAAGATTGGTCCGACTTATCCGCAATAGCTAAACAATTCGTCAGTCAAAAACATATAGAAGAGACACCTGCCGAGTTGTTTTTTGCTGAGCAAACTTCGGCAGTCAGGCAACAGCTTTCAGACGAATGGTATGAAAAGAAATTAGAAAGTTGGCAAGCCGAACATGCACGACTGCAAGCGCTGAAAGCGGAATTTGCGCCGCTGCAGGAAGCAGCTGAACGAAACGAACTCAACTTTGCAGAAGCAGGCAGGTTGGCTGATTTGCTCTCTGAGCTGCTTACGCGCGACCAGGCAATTCTGCGGCTGCGAAGACTAATTCAGACGTTTCCAGACAACGCTGCCATTCTTTTCAATCTGGGTGTGCAGCTTGTATTTGATGAAAACGAAGAGGGTATCGTATATCTCGAAAAGGCAATCGAACTAGACGAACCTTACGCACTTGTTGGATTCCTCGCCATTTACTCTTTCCTCCGCAAAAAGGGAGACGAAAAGCAAGCCAAGATTTACGAAGACCGTATTAAAGCGCATGCGGAGAACCAGCTAGATAAGCAAGAAGAAACCCCAAATTCAGGCGAAAGTAATGAATTTACGAGAAAGTCCAATTTATTTGCACAATGGCAGATAGTCGCGCTGGGTGTAGTAGTAATTTGTACATTTGTGACCTATGAAAGCTCAGTTCATCATCCTACTGTCATTCCGCTCCCCGAACCCCACAACCATCCAGCCTATGTGCGTGAAGTCTGGACACGCCTGAAGCAACACTGGAAGCCAATCAATCAATCCCAAATAGCTCGTTCTACTCGCGTCGTCATGGAGGTTAGAAGAGATGGAACCATATCGAAAACCAGAGTTGAGAGGAGTTCGGGGAACCAAGCCGCCGACGAATCAGCACTGAAGTCAATCGCTGAATCTGCGCCCTTCCCCGTAATCAACGGACGGGCCGAAGACGAAGTTGAGGTACTGCATCACACCTTCGACTCGCCCAGTATTCACTACACGGACATCAATGACTTTATGGCAGACTTTCAACTTAAATTGAAAGAAAACTGGTTTCCACCACACGGCGATCGAACGCTGCGGTCGGTGCTTCGATTTACTCTGTTACCGAACGGACAAGTCAAAAATGTTCATGTCACCAAAAGCTCAGGAGACAAATTGATGGACGACGCTTCCGTGAATGCGGTCGAGCAATCGACTCCGTTTTCAATTCCGCCAACGGAAAACAAACCAGCAGAGATAGAGTTTACTTTTGACTACCATGTAAATCCCTCCCAGGATGATGATCGAGCGAGTACGGAAAAGTAG
- a CDS encoding M1 family peptidase yields the protein MSKDTTAVMDPETVSYRLPRNVVPEKYEIKIEPDLVNFRFDGEELIHVTIAEPVREIILNALELELFDAFVTNNQQKKVVAQIRLDAENERAILSFPEQLESGSWKLSIKFKGILNDKLHGFYRSTYKDPEGQTKVIATTQFEATDARRAFPCFDEPDFKAVYRVTLIVDRHLTAISNAKIRAEKLLPSGKKVVRFNDTMKMSTYLVAFIVGEFEATEIVDADGTPVRIWTRPGQLHLAKFAEGIAVHALTFFNSYYGLKYPGDKLELIAIPDFAFGAMENLGAVTFRDTALLVDEKTASHAELERVADVVAHEIAHMWFGDLATMSWWNGIWLNEAFATFMEMLAVDSWKPNWKRWESFGVSRASAFATDGLRATRTIEFPVKRPEEAQGMFDVLTYEKGASVLRMLEQYLGAEPFRRGISLYLSKHKYANTETTDLWDAIEESTKEPVRQMMDSWIYQEGHPMITVESINDGKSLSLTQQRFMYFGENAPGKDTLFHVPIMLKARTAEGHFEKKVILTGKSTTVDLPAKLEWVVVNDGGHGFYRVRYGADLLKTIMTNINQFAPIERFNLVNDSWAAVLAGLMPLQQYLDMIRLFIEERDKNVWTVILGSLQYLDRLTADGKNAKTFEPLQKLTRTLFDKAYKRFGWENKAHEDELTKQLRGMIIGALGTLGEDEKVQEQAGELFERYLKDRSSVSTDIAPALVTIMAHTGAEDRYSRFVHEFKTASTPQEEDRFMYALSAFRNEKLLKQTLEKTLNGEVRTQNAPYLVRQVMLNPFGRKVSWEFINQNYPKIKDTFPEVSITRMFEGITGLVESDYLPKVTEFLKEHPVKQGQKTVAQHLEKLQVAIAFKDREKATLQKLD from the coding sequence ATGTCAAAGGACACAACCGCTGTGATGGATCCGGAAACCGTTTCGTACAGGCTGCCACGTAATGTGGTTCCTGAGAAGTATGAGATTAAAATCGAGCCGGATCTGGTCAATTTCAGATTCGACGGTGAGGAATTAATCCACGTCACCATAGCTGAACCGGTGCGTGAAATCATATTGAATGCGCTTGAGCTAGAGCTTTTCGATGCTTTCGTAACTAACAATCAGCAAAAAAAGGTGGTAGCGCAAATTCGGCTGGATGCAGAGAATGAGCGCGCCATTCTAAGCTTCCCAGAGCAGCTGGAGTCGGGATCTTGGAAGCTGAGCATCAAATTCAAAGGAATTTTGAACGACAAACTGCACGGCTTTTACCGCAGTACCTATAAAGACCCTGAAGGGCAAACGAAAGTTATCGCCACAACTCAGTTCGAAGCGACCGATGCCAGGCGCGCGTTCCCTTGTTTTGACGAGCCTGACTTCAAGGCCGTCTACCGCGTCACGCTAATTGTCGATCGCCATTTGACCGCTATTTCGAACGCGAAAATCCGCGCTGAGAAGCTCTTGCCGAGTGGTAAGAAAGTAGTGCGATTCAACGACACGATGAAAATGTCGACCTATCTTGTCGCCTTTATCGTCGGTGAGTTTGAAGCGACTGAAATCGTAGATGCTGATGGAACGCCCGTCCGCATATGGACGCGTCCAGGTCAATTGCACCTGGCTAAGTTCGCTGAAGGAATTGCAGTGCATGCGCTCACCTTCTTCAATTCGTATTATGGACTCAAATATCCAGGCGACAAGCTCGAGTTGATTGCCATTCCAGATTTTGCTTTTGGTGCAATGGAAAATCTTGGCGCTGTCACTTTCAGAGACACGGCTTTGCTGGTTGACGAGAAGACGGCTTCACATGCAGAGTTGGAGCGCGTCGCCGATGTTGTCGCTCATGAAATAGCTCATATGTGGTTTGGTGATCTTGCCACGATGAGCTGGTGGAACGGCATCTGGCTGAATGAAGCATTCGCTACATTTATGGAAATGCTGGCGGTTGATTCCTGGAAGCCAAACTGGAAACGTTGGGAATCTTTCGGCGTCTCGCGCGCATCAGCCTTCGCTACAGACGGTTTGCGGGCAACTCGTACGATCGAGTTCCCAGTCAAGCGTCCGGAAGAAGCGCAAGGTATGTTCGATGTACTCACTTACGAGAAGGGTGCATCAGTGCTCCGCATGTTGGAGCAATACCTGGGTGCAGAGCCGTTCCGCAGAGGCATCAGCTTGTACTTGAGCAAGCATAAATATGCCAATACAGAAACGACCGACTTGTGGGATGCGATCGAAGAGTCAACCAAAGAGCCGGTTCGCCAGATGATGGACTCCTGGATTTATCAGGAAGGGCATCCGATGATCACCGTTGAATCAATAAACGACGGCAAGTCACTGAGTTTGACGCAGCAGCGATTTATGTATTTCGGCGAGAATGCACCAGGAAAAGACACGCTTTTCCATGTGCCCATAATGCTCAAGGCTCGAACTGCTGAAGGGCACTTCGAGAAGAAAGTGATCCTCACTGGGAAATCGACAACCGTAGACCTTCCCGCCAAATTGGAATGGGTAGTCGTAAACGACGGTGGACACGGCTTCTACAGAGTTCGTTATGGCGCTGATTTGCTCAAGACGATCATGACGAATATCAATCAGTTCGCACCGATTGAGCGCTTTAACCTGGTCAATGACAGTTGGGCTGCGGTTCTGGCGGGATTGATGCCGCTGCAGCAGTATCTCGATATGATCAGATTGTTTATCGAAGAGCGAGACAAGAATGTCTGGACGGTCATTCTAGGCTCACTTCAATATCTCGATCGTCTGACTGCCGATGGCAAGAATGCAAAAACATTCGAGCCGCTGCAGAAGCTGACACGCACTCTTTTCGACAAAGCTTACAAACGCTTTGGTTGGGAAAATAAGGCTCACGAAGACGAGCTGACGAAGCAACTGCGCGGCATGATCATCGGTGCTTTGGGCACGCTCGGCGAAGATGAGAAAGTGCAGGAGCAGGCAGGCGAGCTATTTGAGCGCTATCTGAAAGATCGCTCTTCTGTTTCGACAGATATCGCTCCCGCTCTTGTGACGATCATGGCTCACACAGGCGCTGAAGACAGATACAGCAGGTTCGTGCATGAGTTCAAGACTGCGTCGACTCCGCAAGAAGAAGACAGGTTTATGTATGCGCTTTCTGCTTTCCGTAACGAGAAGCTTCTTAAACAGACGCTTGAGAAGACCTTGAATGGCGAAGTGAGAACACAGAATGCACCATATCTGGTGCGTCAGGTGATGCTCAATCCCTTCGGTCGCAAAGTGTCGTGGGAGTTCATCAATCAGAACTATCCGAAAATTAAGGACACCTTCCCGGAAGTTTCGATTACGCGAATGTTCGAGGGCATCACAGGATTGGTGGAGAGTGACTATCTGCCCAAAGTGACGGAGTTCTTGAAGGAACATCCAGTCAAACAAGGTCAGAAAACTGTGGCGCAACATCTGGAGAAACTTCAGGTGGCGATTGCTTTCAAAGACAGAGAAAAAGCCACTCTCCAAAAACTCGACTAG
- a CDS encoding transketolase — MVEVQFAKTQTIQQLGSQLRVDSIRATTQAGSGHPTSSMSAADLMAVLMVKYLKYDFDKPENPNNDRLIFSKGHAAPLLYAMYKAAGAVSDEELMTLRKFGSRLEGHPVPKIIPWVDVATGSLGQGLAMGVGMSLNGKYLDKLDYRVWVLLGDSEMAEGSVWEAMMSASYYKLDNITAILDMNRLGQRGETELGWDSRTYAERARAFGWNVIEINGHDYDQIDQALGQSVTCKGQPTFIVAKTEKGHGFPEIANKDGWHGKPLSAEQAVQAIEGLGGIQNSVIKVQKPEEVKTKLPATTRSGEYLPPKYDKPIATREAYGDALKALGGCQENVVALDAEVGNSTYSEKFGKAYMDRFFEMFIAEQLMVGAAIGLSTRAKIPFASTFAAFLSRAYDFIRMAAISRARICLAGSHAGVSIGQDGPSQMALEDLSMMRSIFDSIVLYPSDGTSTAALIEHMADYNGISYMRTTREKTPILYKSDEKFEIGGSKVLKSSKDDKATLIGAGITLHECLKAYETLQKEGINVRVIDLYSVKPVDAKTIKAAAKETGTLVVVEDHWPEGGLGDAVLDVFAGKGTWTNDGSANGGSGAPRVIKVAVKALPGSGTPEELMDAAGISAKHIVEAVKSVK; from the coding sequence ATGGTAGAAGTTCAATTCGCGAAGACTCAAACAATTCAGCAGCTCGGCTCTCAACTACGTGTTGACAGCATCCGCGCCACAACGCAAGCGGGCTCTGGACACCCGACTTCGTCGATGTCGGCCGCCGACTTGATGGCAGTGCTGATGGTCAAGTACCTGAAATACGACTTTGACAAACCAGAGAACCCGAACAATGACAGGCTGATCTTCTCCAAAGGTCATGCCGCACCGTTGCTGTACGCGATGTATAAAGCCGCCGGCGCCGTCAGTGATGAAGAACTGATGACATTGCGTAAGTTCGGCAGCAGACTGGAAGGTCATCCGGTTCCGAAAATCATTCCCTGGGTCGACGTCGCTACTGGTTCGCTCGGCCAGGGTCTAGCCATGGGCGTCGGCATGTCGCTGAACGGCAAATATTTGGATAAACTCGATTATCGCGTCTGGGTTCTGCTCGGCGACAGCGAAATGGCTGAAGGTTCAGTTTGGGAAGCGATGATGTCAGCTTCCTACTACAAGCTCGACAACATCACAGCCATCCTCGACATGAACCGTCTCGGTCAGCGCGGCGAGACCGAACTCGGCTGGGATTCACGCACTTACGCAGAAAGAGCACGTGCATTCGGCTGGAACGTCATCGAAATCAACGGTCATGATTACGACCAGATCGACCAGGCTCTAGGACAATCTGTGACCTGCAAAGGTCAGCCGACTTTCATCGTTGCCAAGACGGAGAAGGGTCATGGGTTCCCCGAAATCGCCAACAAAGATGGTTGGCACGGCAAGCCACTCAGCGCCGAACAAGCCGTGCAGGCAATTGAAGGACTCGGCGGCATCCAGAACTCGGTAATTAAAGTTCAGAAGCCGGAAGAAGTGAAGACAAAACTGCCTGCCACTACCCGCAGTGGCGAGTATCTGCCGCCCAAGTATGATAAGCCGATCGCCACTCGTGAAGCTTACGGCGACGCGCTCAAAGCACTTGGCGGCTGCCAGGAAAACGTCGTAGCGCTGGACGCGGAAGTCGGCAACTCGACCTATTCCGAAAAATTCGGCAAAGCTTATATGGATCGCTTCTTCGAGATGTTCATCGCAGAACAACTGATGGTTGGAGCAGCAATCGGACTTTCAACACGCGCAAAGATTCCATTTGCCTCGACATTCGCCGCGTTCTTGAGCCGCGCCTACGATTTCATTCGTATGGCTGCCATCAGCCGCGCCAGAATCTGCCTGGCTGGTTCGCATGCCGGTGTTTCAATCGGTCAAGACGGACCATCACAAATGGCGCTGGAAGACCTTTCAATGATGCGTTCAATTTTCGACAGCATCGTTCTCTATCCTTCAGACGGCACTTCCACTGCCGCTCTGATCGAGCATATGGCTGATTACAATGGCATTTCTTACATGCGCACAACGCGTGAAAAGACACCGATTTTGTACAAGTCAGACGAAAAATTCGAAATTGGCGGCAGCAAAGTTTTGAAGAGTTCGAAAGACGACAAAGCCACGTTGATAGGCGCTGGAATCACGCTGCATGAATGCCTGAAAGCATACGAAACACTGCAGAAAGAAGGCATCAATGTGCGAGTGATTGACCTTTATTCAGTCAAGCCGGTAGATGCAAAAACAATCAAAGCTGCCGCTAAAGAAACTGGAACGCTCGTGGTCGTAGAAGACCACTGGCCGGAAGGTGGACTTGGCGATGCAGTGCTCGATGTCTTTGCCGGCAAAGGCACCTGGACGAACGATGGTAGCGCCAATGGTGGCAGCGGTGCGCCGCGCGTCATCAAGGTGGCTGTCAAAGCGCTGCCGGGATCAGGCACTCCGGAAGAGTTGATGGATGCCGCCGGCATTTCAGCCAAGCACATTGTCGAGGCGGTTAAGTCGGTTAAGTAA
- a CDS encoding decaprenyl-phosphate phosphoribosyltransferase: MDTAQATKSDSSEPEKVDAAAPTSNYLALWLKQLRWKQWPKNLICFAPLLFSGKFVEPHAFIAAVICFVAFCMISSGIYVLNDIMDVEADRMHPIKKYRPIASGKLNIKMALAVGLCSLLGGFAAAFWLRHTLVFICLGYVILNVAYSLKLKHVAIVDILCISSGFVFRAIAGAVAINVMPSSWFLLCTTLGALFLAMEKRRQEIIVLSNESATHRKALTDYSLPLISRFESLVVPSLLTAYAFYTSNSQHGQYMMITIPVVLYGLMRYQQISESGTSTGTPEEVLFKDRPIQFTILLWIVICAVVVLFHPRDLVLNFSHMFDEMRTYP, encoded by the coding sequence ATGGACACTGCCCAGGCTACAAAGTCAGATAGCTCTGAACCGGAAAAAGTTGACGCCGCGGCGCCAACCAGCAATTACTTAGCCCTGTGGCTGAAGCAGTTGCGATGGAAGCAGTGGCCTAAAAACCTCATTTGTTTTGCGCCATTACTGTTTTCTGGAAAGTTTGTAGAGCCGCATGCATTCATCGCGGCAGTAATTTGCTTCGTCGCATTTTGCATGATTTCAAGCGGAATCTATGTGCTCAACGACATCATGGATGTCGAAGCAGACCGAATGCATCCAATCAAGAAATACAGACCTATCGCCTCAGGAAAACTGAATATAAAAATGGCATTGGCCGTCGGACTTTGTTCTCTTCTGGGCGGTTTCGCGGCGGCTTTCTGGCTGCGTCACACACTGGTTTTTATATGCCTTGGATACGTCATTTTGAACGTTGCTTACTCGCTGAAACTAAAGCACGTAGCAATTGTCGACATCCTCTGCATCTCCTCGGGCTTTGTCTTTCGAGCGATTGCCGGCGCAGTTGCCATCAACGTTATGCCTTCGAGCTGGTTTCTACTTTGCACCACACTCGGTGCCCTATTTCTGGCGATGGAAAAGCGACGACAGGAGATTATCGTACTTTCAAACGAGTCAGCGACTCACAGAAAGGCGCTCACAGACTATAGCCTGCCACTGATCAGCAGATTTGAAAGCCTGGTCGTACCAAGTCTGCTCACAGCCTACGCCTTCTACACATCAAATTCACAGCACGGTCAGTACATGATGATCACAATCCCGGTGGTCCTCTACGGTCTGATGCGCTATCAGCAGATTTCAGAGAGCGGCACTAGCACTGGTACGCCGGAAGAAGTGCTGTTCAAGGACCGACCCATCCAGTTCACTATTTTGCTCTGGATAGTTATATGTGCCGTGGTGGTGCTGTTCCACCCTCGCGATCTGGTCTTGAACTTCTCGCATATGTTCGATGAGATGCGCACGTACCCGTAA
- a CDS encoding M28 family peptidase: protein MFASLVAALGPIGLTAVFLLLAALGAATVLFIRRSRDTVFSPVHPGRKHVGGCKFDSRIVNATRFAPTPPIDISNLPAPDPRIVAAFATINPDDLRVKVEMISGERDIVIGGKTKRITSRSTYGAGYLEIMTWLEEYYASIGLPTRREAYKKGGKTYYNLIATRKGDKTPEKVVIVGAHIDSTAGEQYRNEAVAPGADDDGSGTIGLTVYAGILAKLPLDCTVEFVHFSGEEQGLWGSYAHSDAVAAAKTIVPAMIETDMIGYCAKPGNRVDIHDDQDRNGSHEIVVKMVRNVHRYGLNLNPVDTHNHAVEDRSDHAGFLDHGYKGVLVSEEFTDDGFNPRYHSKEERSKYMNFPYMAEVIKMVLATIADYAELK, encoded by the coding sequence ATGTTCGCATCACTTGTTGCTGCGCTCGGTCCGATTGGACTGACCGCTGTCTTTCTGTTGCTCGCTGCTCTCGGCGCTGCCACAGTCCTTTTCATCCGCCGCTCGCGTGACACCGTCTTCAGCCCCGTTCACCCGGGCAGGAAGCACGTCGGCGGATGCAAGTTCGATTCGCGCATCGTCAACGCGACCCGCTTCGCGCCGACGCCGCCCATCGACATCTCCAACCTGCCCGCTCCCGACCCGCGCATCGTTGCGGCGTTCGCCACCATCAACCCCGACGACCTCCGCGTCAAGGTCGAGATGATTTCCGGCGAGCGCGACATCGTCATCGGTGGCAAGACCAAGCGCATCACCAGTCGCAGCACCTACGGCGCCGGCTACCTCGAGATCATGACCTGGCTCGAGGAGTACTACGCGTCCATCGGTCTGCCGACTCGCCGCGAGGCCTACAAGAAGGGCGGCAAGACCTACTACAACCTCATCGCCACTCGCAAGGGCGACAAGACGCCGGAGAAGGTCGTCATCGTCGGTGCTCACATCGACTCGACGGCCGGCGAGCAGTACCGCAACGAGGCGGTCGCTCCTGGCGCCGATGACGACGGTTCGGGCACCATCGGTCTGACGGTGTACGCCGGCATCCTCGCCAAGCTGCCTCTCGACTGCACGGTGGAGTTCGTCCACTTCAGCGGCGAGGAGCAGGGTCTGTGGGGCAGCTACGCGCATTCCGATGCCGTCGCGGCCGCGAAGACCATCGTTCCGGCGATGATCGAGACCGACATGATCGGCTACTGCGCCAAGCCGGGCAACCGTGTCGACATCCACGACGACCAGGACCGCAACGGTTCGCACGAGATCGTCGTGAAGATGGTTCGCAACGTGCACCGCTACGGTCTGAACCTCAACCCGGTCGACACGCACAACCACGCTGTCGAGGATCGCAGCGACCACGCCGGCTTCCTCGACCACGGCTACAAGGGCGTCCTCGTCAGCGAGGAGTTCACGGACGACGGCTTCAATCCGCGGTACCACTCCAAGGAAGAGCGGTCCAAGTACATGAACTTCCCGTACATGGCCGAGGTCATCAAGATGGTGCTTGCCACCATCGCCGACTACGCCGAGCTGAAGTAA